The genomic interval CATTGAATATATAGATGGAGTTACCTCTTGGGGAAATTCGGACAGAAAGGGGATGTCCATCTTTTGGCACTGTGTGGTTAGATTCTCAAACAGGGTCTTGTTTGGACGCTTGGGGTAATAAATGGCCGGCTCGTATCcctgaggagagaggagagagtctGAAAGGAGGCAAATCTGCAAGAGGAAGCAACATGGACGACACGGATACTCGCTTCATCCCCCTGCTGCCGGTCTGCAATACTGCAAGTGTCACATAATCTACATGTCTAGacccatcctgtattatactccagagctgcgctcactattctgctggtgcagtcactgtgtacatacattacattacttatcctgtattatactccagagctgcgctcactattcagctggtacagtcactgtgtacatacattacattacttatcctgtattatactccagagctgcgctcactattcagctggtacagtcactgtgtacatacattacattacttatcctgtattatactccagagctgcgctcactattctgctggtgcagtcactgtgtacatacattacattacttatcctgtattatactccagagctgcgctcactattctgctggtgcagtcactgtgtacatacattacattacttatcctgtattataccccagagctgcactcactattctgctggtgcagtcactgtgtacatacattacttatcctgtattatactccagagctgcgctcactattctgctggtgcagtcactgtgtacatacattacattacttatcctgtattataccccagagctgcactcactattctgctggtgcagtcactgtgtacatacattacttatcctgtattatactccagagctgcgctcactattctgctggtgcagtcactgtgtacatacattacattacttatcctgtattatactccagagctgcgctcactattctgctggtgcagtcactgtgtacatacattacattacttatcctgtattatactacagagctgcgctcactattctgctggtacagtcactgtgtacatacattacattacttatcctgtattatactacagagctgcgctcactattctgctggtgcagtcactgtgtacatacattacattacttatcctgtattatactccagagctgcgctcactattctgctggtgcagtcactgtgtacatacattacttatcctgtattatactccagagctgcgctcactattctgctggtacagtcactgtgtacatacattacattacttatcctgtattatactccagagctgcgctcactattctgctggtgcagtcactgtgtacatacattacattacttatactgtattataccccagagctgcgctcactattctgctggtacagtcactgtgtacatacattacattacttatcctgtattataccccagagctgcgctcactattctgctggtacagtcactgtgtacatacattacattacttatcctgtattatactccagagctgtgctcactattctgctggtgcagtcactgtgtacatacattacattacttatcctgtattatactccagagctgtgctcactattctgctggtgcagtcactgtgtacatacattacattacttatcctgtattatactccagagctgcgctcactattctgctggtacagtcactgtgtacatacattacttatactgtattataccccagagctgcactcactattctgctggtacagtcactgtgtacatacattacattacttatcctgtattatactccagagctgcgctcactattctgctggtacagtcactgtgtacatacattacttatcctgtattatactccagagctgtgctcactattctgctggtgcagtcactgtgtacatacattacattacttatcctgtattatactccagagctgcgctcactattctgctggtgcagtcactgtgtacatacattaccttacttatcctgtattataccccagagctgcgctcactattctgctggtacagtcactgtgtacatacattacattacttatcctgtattatactccagagctgcactcactattctgctggtgcagtcactgtgtacatacattacattacttatactgtattatactccagagctgcgctcactattctgctggtgcagtcactgtgtacatacattacattacttatcctgtattatactccagagctgcgctcactattctgctgacttCAGAGCTGTAATCTATGAGAATTCCCTACTTATTAAATCTCGTCATTTGGTGCCATCTTCACACCGGGCTTTGTTCTCCGCTGCATTATAAGAACTCATCCAAGCTTGCTGATTGTTTCCAATGGACACCAGTAAAATAGTgcatgcagctctggaatatCATACAGGATGTTTTTCATGaagatatttttttatgtagatcacCTTCATACACTTCTTAGCCATGATGAGACCCCCTGTCCATATGGTGTAGTCCCCCCATGGTGGCCGGGACTGTAGAAGCCGTCTGTAGGTTGGTAGCAGTGACCACACCTTGCCCTCCATGGACTTCTTCCTCTAACATGTCACCCCTGGTATATACACCCCATGCCCTCACCCCCCGCTCCCTGTAATTTTCCTGGGGGCGGCTGCTCCCGTCATGTGATGGGTCCTTGAAAAGCAGCAGATGTGCTGGGAACAGTCAGATGAAAGCAGCAGTGGCcataacgggacaacccctttaagggtgacaACTTACAAAAAGCTTCAGGTGCCTGGCGCACACCAGTCCATCGCCGCCGTTGTTCCCGGGGCCACAGATGACCAGCACGGTGGGCAGGCTGGATGTGAAGGAGCTGACGGGATAAGCCTGCAATACAATGAGATGTGTATAGAGGGCGGCAGAGAGCAGAAACTACATATCCCATGAGCACCTGGGCCAGAtctccaccccctcccccacacagggtGGTGACAGATGGGCAGTGTCGTCGGTCCCcattactgtataatgccccttacCCTGGCGCTAATAGTACGCAGGGCCTACCTTGGCGATGGCGGTGGCACAGCTCAGTCCTGCCAGCTCCATCAACTGATCCACACTGAACTTGTAGTCATTGAACAGCTCCTCGTCCACCGCTTGCGCCTCCTCCTGGCTGATAAATGGCAAAACAGGCTATACAATTAGTTATGACAACCAATATTCTGTACTACCTGCcgtcaccaccagggggagctcactgtataccaTTTAATTAATCCTATGGCATTCTGTACGCACTTGGCACCCCCTAGTGGCAGCTACAGGCAAAAGAAAAGTAAGTCTCcgtaacccattgatttaaagGTGTAACGCGCGTACGCCGCCACGGGATCCGTTTTGAAGCCCTCAATAAGTCGTTAAATGTTTTCTTAATTACACAAATGAGCCTAATTTACATATTTAAATTAAACTAAGGCGCCTCCACTTTATCATCTATTCCAGGAAGGAAGCTGGAGGCGTTCCCAACGACAGCCAATCAGATCACGTCTCTGCTATTGGTTGCTGAAGAACTGTGAGCCGCCACTGGGGGGCAGCAgagagtatatacagtcaccctccCCCCTCACCTGAGGTATCTCAGCGCCCCCGCCATGGTGGCCCCGGCTCGGTACTGCCTGCACGGAGCTTTCCCGCCTCCCGCCGCCCGCAGACAGGTTTCCGCCCTCACTCCCAGGCGAGCGCCCCCAACCAGGAGGCCGAGGCCGAATAGTGCTCGGATTCCGTACATCCGACACAGGCCACGCCCCTTCAAGCTCCGTCACCGCTTCTTCCGGGTTTTATGTAGTGCGCAGGCGCCGTGAACTTTAGCGATGCTTTTTTCGCGCATGCGCGATAGGTAACATTGCTATTAGAGGGCATGGTGGTCACCTATAGGAATTCTAATGGTTATTATTTATAGGCCTTCCTTGGTACTAGATATTGTGATAGTTATTATTTATaggttttttattatatattataatagatATTATTATCAGCTGTACTATTATATAAAATCATGTTAGAAATATATCTACCTTTAAGTAATGTTTACTCTCATATCTACTAATGTTATTGGAATATTTCTGGATAGTTTTGTTTTATCTCTTATATTATCATGTAAATAGATTTAACTACCAGGTGGGAGGTATAGCCGCTACTATGGGGCCCCACAAGTAAGGGGCCCCGCATGTccacacagtggtaagaagccaGGACAATCTGCAGTACGGATGGTGGAGGGTTAAACCAAACTGTGCTATAGTCCCTGAATTTCACAGACAATATTGTCACATTTGGGGTGTCCTAGCGGGCAGGGGTTGTGTAAATCCTGCCCAAAAGTGGCCGTTCAAAAGGTAGCAGGACTGAGCTACCCCCAaatctttatacttacctagaggcGAGTCCCATCAGATACAGCTCTGGTGCTCCGGGTACCTGGGTGCCTAGGCTTCAGTACCCATCATGTACCCAATGGCTGGGGTATAGTACCACGCAGCAGTGAAGCCATGGTGTACTACTCTGCAGCAGGAACCGGATAAGTATAGACTTTTATTTGTTGTTGTGGCCATGGACAGCTTTAGGATAAGGCTATATGGGACCCTGAGACCTGGCTcttatctgcgttcggtatttgggaccccctgaatggaataccaaacacactaaaaagtggttagctaagaaaacacaggaaccccatagactgtaatggaatcTCTGTGTGTTCCacagtgtccacatgaatcatgcagagagcgAAAAGTGGTTCCTGTGgtttcttttatgtagattgtgagccccgtatagggatcacaatgtacattttttttccctatcagtatgtctttgtagaatgggaggaaatccacagggagaacatacaaactccttgcagatgttgttcctggcaggatttgaacccaggactccagcgctgcaaggctgcagtgctaaccactgagccaccgtgttgcccctgtggtttcttagctttttaatgcgtttgttagggggcgttcacactaccgtcggtgtccgatgctaatgtccgttcaaaatcttgtgcggacattagcagcgaacactatctgtgtccgtgacattttgcattcatttaaatggacatcgggtgcgttcttttactgtccgttcccaaagatgtccgacttttcaagcggacagaaaaaatgtGTGTATTTGGTCCTAGCACTGAATCCATACCcgccattattatattattatctgGTTATCGCTATATGAAgacacaaaaaatataaatattgcaAAATATATCATTTTAATATATATTCAAAAAGTTAAAGTTTTTCTGCAAATCACAACATTGAGGTACGACACATAAAAACATCCAATGTCTAGTATTGTGTTGTGTATTCACAGCCCTATGTTAGAGGATCGCGCCATGATATAAACCGTACACAGTAATACAAAGGTAtagtaaaataattttattttgacctTATCAGGTAAAGTATTTCTAGAAATATCATTGAATATGCATTTAATAAAGTTAGTAAAAAAAACACAGGCGCTGCGCTGTGATGTCACGTTGTCCGTGGCGCGCAGTGGTACGgtattattttatacaatttttatttGACCATTGTTTTAGAAAATGTAGAGTTATGAGAGTGGAgagctctggaggacccaacacgaCCATGTCCTGGGCAGACAACCCATTGTTTATATTATGATTTGTGTAATGCTTAAAAtctccagtggtggcgctgtagggaaactgaacacttactgGCCGCGTTCCCCAATAGATTACAGTTGATTATTGGGGGTCACAAAGAAAATCTGCCCCTGTTGCTTGAATTTATCATAGTGATGTCCTCGCATAGATCGCCATAAATCTGCGCCAAATGTGCGTCTGGCACAGATTCGTCATAAATCAATGGCGGAAAAAGTCAAGTGACACTGGGGatgtcactttaaaaaaaaagtatatccaaaggaccccattatagtcaaagggggtCCCTCGGGCTCTTTTTGTGTCTGCTGTTTTTGCTGTTCCTCTGACGGATCAGAAGAACGGACTGCTCGGTGCAGATGTGGTCGTAGCCGGAATAGGGTTTGTGCTTATGGCAAAAATTTTGTGACATTTTACGCGCTCGCTGCACCTCTAAAATGAAGAGGTGAACTAGATTTATACATTGTGGCCGCGAGTATGCGTAGTCGGCGAGGCACGAGGATctacaagtttgaccacctggtctggaagaagacgagtgacgaggacgttcctgaagaagatggaggagggactggagagttctctcgcagcattggggacgcccccagtgctgcgacagaactcatttgcataccgacgaagtctaggacggaagacgacacgaagaggccgttccagaagaagatggaggcggtgctggagagttctctcgcagcattggggacgcccccagtgctgtttgagtgctggggcccgcccccagtgctgtgacagaactcatttgcataccgacaagcccaggacggaagacgacacagggagaggccattccagaagaagatggaggcggcgctggagagttctctcgcagcattggtgacccccccagtgctgagagagaactcatttgcataccgatgaaaaccgggatttctacggaacggcggcgcagagaagacatctaaaggtaggagaaaaatagcctttcttaaggctattcctacgtgtgatcgagaaaaaaaatgtgttttaatggtagaatccctttaataaagggcCCCAACAGGCTCAGGGCTCCAGATAGTTTTATAAATTTAGCCCATTTTTGAATCTAACTGGCCTCCTGGGATGCTGCCCCACTTTCTACACCACTCTCTTACGCGAGTGTAATGGCGACAAtttctgcaactttttaaaaagttgcatttgataAATCCGGCCTGCATTAATCTGACTACACCTGCTTTCCAAAAGTGGAGCCGgcggtgaaaaaaaaatatgtaaaaatgtttgcattaaaaaataaattatttgagACTTTATTGACCCCAGGGATTGATAAATTCTCCCCCTTATGTTCCATGAAAAAACAGGTGACATTACTGAGGCATAGGGTTACGCATactttaaaaatgacttttcacctcctccaccagcTTGAGCATCCTTTAATAGGGGCTACTCTGCACAttttggtgcagttggaattttttctctagccccctgcattcccgagcaatcacgaTGTAAGTTTTGATCTGTGATAtggtaactagactccctaatgacaagtgggtggtgtcaggcagaagcaggcaaggggacaagctccaatcagaggcaagcACTGTCAGAGCTCTGAGTCACTTCAATCAGGCAGATACTCAGAGCTCAGAGTCTTTCCCCCTTTGCCTGCTTccacctgacaccacccacttgtcattagggagtctagttaacatctcagacaccaaaactaccagcagtgattactcaggaacggtgcacgctagagaaaaaattccaactgcggcagaatcagcgaaGAGGCTCCTCTTAAAGGATGAAAGTAACTGAACGTGGGGAAAGGTTGCCTTTAACGACCGCACAAATCGCCATTAACCGTTCACTGACAAAATGGCCTCTTTGATGAGTAGTCATGAAAGACTGTTTCGTCTTTGTCACCGCCGCCATGTCTTGTGATTTTCTCGAGAACATTTTGCGCTCAGTTCTGATTGAAATAAAAACCAGCAATCTACTACAACGTAGCGAGTCCTCTCCACGGAGATTGCCTCTCCAGCCGGGAGCCATCTTCTCCGTCCTGTGCCCGCGTTAATACCAGGACCATTTTCTACTTCTTGTACAAATtaacgcaattttttttttgcgggtctgAAAATCGCTCTCATTTTCTAAATAGACCAATCAGCCGGTGGCAGCCGTCCTCCAATCATGCCGCAAGCGATattaaaatggccgccggcttcCCAGAACGCTATCTGCTGGATGAGTAAATGATATATTTATGCCAGAGATTGAGGGCACTGATGAGACAATGGCTCTGAGCCCTCGCAATCTGAGGTACTGGATGTCATCCTGCAGTGATGATAGACATGGCCTATGTACTATATGAAGGCGGCCATCTTGAAAGTTGAATGCGGTGTTACCTACCCATAAAAAAAATTTCCGTATCAGCCGCCACTGTAACTCAAGTGATTACAAGTGAATCCGAAAGAAGAGGCAGACATAGATATCCCAAGGTTGATATGGATGTGGCGATCATCTCTCGTCCTTCTAAGGTGCTGCTGGTTTTTGGCGGCAACATTGAAGTAGTTATTGTCTTGTTGTATTGACTGTCTGAGTAATGGAGGAAGGGTCACATGATGGCGCACATTCTGGACTGCAGTCTGG from Leptodactylus fuscus isolate aLepFus1 chromosome 7, aLepFus1.hap2, whole genome shotgun sequence carries:
- the NAXE gene encoding NAD(P)H-hydrate epimerase; translation: MYGIRALFGLGLLVGGARLGVRAETCLRAAGGGKAPCRQYRAGATMAGALRYLSQEEAQAVDEELFNDYKFSVDQLMELAGLSCATAIAKAYPVSSFTSSLPTVLVICGPGNNGGDGLVCARHLKLFGYEPAIYYPKRPNKTLFENLTTQCQKMDIPFLSEFPQEAEVIDGAYNLVIDAIFGFSFKGAVREPFGSILNTLRRITIPIASVDIPSGWDVEKGNPDGLQPDMLISLTAPKKSAVHFSGRYHYLGGRFVPMALQKKYSLYLPDYPDTQCVHRLL